Proteins encoded by one window of Candidatus Omnitrophota bacterium:
- a CDS encoding aminotransferase class I/II-fold pyridoxal phosphate-dependent enzyme, which translates to MRKIFIFCFILIKFAIFSFSFNFSSLEIIAHRRTKISPLVANHESVRKVLVDIFYRAAGFQGALRSGTAQERRDILNQPEVKRAVSLLQYGLSLGSTTLRNQVAYLAERLGISANPAVNIGIYQGEAEIFDILGNIFMPEGDGLVFYQKGTDNPETLFKPFLARYGAKIFEFDPYFVERNSTPSYSTELSGFEALISLAIQEGQNPRFIYLSGKGLTEAQARRIYALAETYNLIIIEDITNANPTDYLLSANDSQGRVISIGNFDKYLGAANPLSYAIAGEEIMRLMEIAIGGISLHPNAFIQPIVSEILAQNGIPFSVNVSYKPITLSESVKAILASTGADQRLKPSIIREILKGAVSDMVRMGGGVPAEEFFPYVEIAQIIENMSPEEWEKVMAGDPAINLELRSVFCRWLEERGIKADPRQVLVTNGSQQGLDLLGRWVGKEGVVFAESPTYVGMITGVAPYGGLPYGRNIRHWDLRTLTGLENLEKEIEENYRGKKIVLYVTPNFGNPPSGNMWTISERRNLLAFAQRMRLKGYDLHIVEDDPYGELNYTGQRIVDIKELDTNGTVIYFNSNSKVFSPGMRVGYIVADEKIIHEFASLMDEVGSFVPTLPQLIITKFIETGAMDRHIEFLIGEYSKRARAMEEALEEFMPEGVTWTKPEGGLFITLTVPWDIDFMAMLEEAKNYAIPFNFVPGIAFSVDGSSAHKIRLCFSTESEERITLGIKAFAELIKKHLGQ; encoded by the coding sequence ATGAGGAAAATATTCATATTTTGTTTTATTCTCATAAAATTTGCCATCTTTTCATTTTCTTTTAATTTTTCCTCTTTAGAAATTATTGCGCATCGCAGAACTAAAATTTCTCCTTTAGTAGCAAATCATGAGTCTGTAAGGAAAGTTTTAGTAGATATTTTCTACAGAGCAGCAGGATTTCAAGGGGCTTTGCGCAGCGGAACAGCACAAGAACGGCGAGATATTTTAAACCAACCTGAGGTAAAGCGCGCTGTTTCTTTGCTCCAATATGGTTTGAGTTTAGGAAGTACAACTTTAAGAAATCAAGTGGCTTATCTTGCTGAACGTTTAGGGATAAGCGCGAATCCCGCAGTAAATATTGGAATCTATCAGGGAGAAGCCGAAATTTTTGATATTCTGGGAAATATCTTTATGCCTGAGGGAGATGGTTTAGTCTTTTATCAAAAAGGAACTGATAATCCCGAAACTCTTTTTAAGCCTTTTTTGGCTCGCTATGGAGCCAAAATATTTGAATTTGACCCTTACTTCGTAGAGCGCAATTCTACTCCCTCCTATTCTACAGAATTAAGCGGTTTTGAAGCGCTGATTTCTTTAGCTATTCAAGAGGGACAAAATCCGCGTTTTATCTATCTTAGCGGAAAAGGTTTAACCGAAGCGCAAGCAAGAAGAATTTATGCTTTGGCAGAAACTTACAATCTTATAATTATTGAGGATATTACCAACGCAAACCCTACAGATTATCTACTTTCTGCAAACGATTCTCAAGGGAGAGTAATTTCCATCGGAAATTTTGACAAGTATTTAGGGGCTGCAAATCCTTTAAGTTATGCCATTGCGGGAGAAGAGATTATGCGTCTTATGGAAATTGCTATTGGCGGGATAAGTCTTCATCCCAATGCTTTTATTCAGCCGATAGTCTCGGAAATTTTAGCCCAAAACGGTATACCTTTCTCGGTAAATGTTTCCTATAAACCCATCACTCTTTCTGAGAGTGTAAAAGCAATTCTTGCTTCAACAGGTGCAGACCAGCGCTTAAAACCCTCCATCATTAGAGAAATTCTTAAAGGGGCAGTTTCGGATATGGTGCGTATGGGAGGAGGGGTTCCTGCCGAGGAGTTCTTCCCTTATGTGGAAATTGCCCAGATTATAGAAAATATGAGCCCTGAGGAATGGGAAAAGGTAATGGCTGGGGACCCGGCGATTAATTTAGAGTTGCGCAGTGTTTTTTGCCGGTGGCTTGAAGAAAGAGGAATAAAAGCTGACCCCCGTCAGGTTTTGGTAACCAATGGGAGCCAGCAGGGTTTGGATTTATTGGGAAGATGGGTGGGAAAAGAAGGAGTTGTTTTTGCCGAATCTCCTACCTATGTAGGAATGATTACGGGAGTTGCTCCTTACGGAGGCCTTCCTTATGGTAGAAATATTCGGCATTGGGATTTACGCACACTCACTGGATTAGAGAATTTAGAGAAAGAAATTGAAGAGAACTATCGAGGTAAAAAAATTGTTTTATATGTTACACCAAACTTTGGTAATCCTCCTTCAGGGAATATGTGGACGATTAGCGAAAGAAGGAATCTTCTGGCTTTTGCCCAGAGGATGCGCTTAAAGGGATACGATTTGCATATTGTAGAAGATGATCCTTATGGAGAACTAAATTATACTGGTCAAAGAATTGTAGATATCAAAGAGTTGGATACAAACGGAACAGTAATTTATTTCAACTCCAATTCCAAAGTCTTTTCTCCGGGAATGCGTGTGGGGTACATTGTGGCTGATGAGAAAATAATTCATGAATTTGCTTCTCTTATGGATGAAGTAGGTTCTTTTGTTCCTACACTCCCCCAACTTATTATTACTAAGTTTATCGAGACAGGAGCGATGGATAGACATATTGAATTTTTGATTGGTGAATATTCAAAACGTGCACGGGCAATGGAAGAAGCTTTAGAGGAATTTATGCCTGAAGGTGTAACCTGGACAAAACCTGAGGGAGGGTTATTTATTACTTTAACTGTTCCCTGGGATATAGATTTTATGGCCATGCTTGAGGAGGCCAAAAATTACGCGATTCCCTTTAACTTTGTTCCGGGTATCGCCTTTAGTGTGGATGGCTCAAGTGCTCATAAAATTCGTCTTTGCTTTTCCACAGAGTCTGAAGAAAGAATAACCTTAGGTATTAAGGCTTTTGCGGAGTTGATAAAAAAACACCTTGGCCAATAG
- a CDS encoding S8 family serine peptidase encodes MKKYLRIRGIFILVVFVVFLFTLLIPVKHSLAYPRSYPYLVSNSLPAFSARGFNEALLARVLREIIIIYKFLAQIERVLNERGENDFPSLGRVIGDRPQERENSQNTPPKRSNLREEPAGNRHLDPENPSAKLPEGSSSSPAGSLGKIKIAIIDIDSKHAAEVKAVMEETIRRKNPGAKVEIRTIILPGKWQRDGSKAVATSDILDAFAEAKAWGAKVINMSIGAQGGVDGIVLSALRDLSESGILVVAASGNEGSYDAWGQAGRYVLSVGVRGAPYSNTADLYVDWGELPPGLEGTSFAAPIIAAEAALAWLENPSLNLASLPSQLGSRDTVYARSNPPQRSSQGFHTSAIEFVRPPVVFYTPVEEMPFYEQSFYSPVGCFPSFW; translated from the coding sequence ATGAAGAAATACTTAAGAATTAGAGGGATATTTATTTTAGTAGTATTTGTAGTATTTTTATTTACGCTTTTGATTCCTGTAAAACATTCCTTGGCTTATCCCAGGAGTTATCCTTATTTAGTTTCTAATTCATTACCAGCTTTTTCCGCGCGAGGGTTTAATGAAGCGCTCTTAGCGCGAGTTTTGCGCGAGATTATCATTATCTATAAATTCTTGGCTCAAATCGAAAGGGTTCTTAATGAAAGAGGAGAAAATGATTTTCCATCTTTAGGTAGGGTCATCGGAGACAGACCTCAGGAGAGAGAAAATTCCCAAAATACTCCCCCCAAAAGAAGTAATTTAAGGGAAGAACCTGCGGGTAACCGTCATCTAGACCCAGAAAATCCTTCGGCAAAACTACCAGAAGGGTCATCTTCGTCACCTGCTGGTTCTCTAGGAAAGATAAAGATTGCGATTATTGATATTGACTCTAAGCACGCCGCAGAAGTAAAGGCGGTAATGGAAGAGACAATTCGGCGTAAGAATCCCGGGGCAAAAGTAGAAATTCGTACCATTATTCTTCCTGGCAAATGGCAAAGGGATGGTTCTAAAGCGGTGGCTACCAGTGATATTTTAGACGCTTTTGCAGAAGCCAAAGCTTGGGGCGCAAAGGTAATCAATATGAGTATTGGTGCACAAGGAGGTGTAGACGGTATAGTGCTTAGTGCCTTACGCGACCTTTCTGAAAGTGGCATTCTGGTAGTAGCGGCATCAGGTAATGAAGGTAGTTATGATGCTTGGGGGCAAGCTGGCCGATATGTCTTATCAGTGGGGGTAAGAGGTGCACCTTATTCCAATACCGCTGATTTATATGTCGATTGGGGAGAGCTTCCACCTGGATTAGAAGGCACATCTTTTGCTGCTCCGATTATTGCTGCGGAAGCGGCTTTAGCCTGGTTAGAAAACCCTTCCCTTAACTTGGCAAGTTTGCCTTCTCAATTAGGTTCACGGGACACAGTTTATGCCCGGAGTAATCCTCCGCAAAGAAGTTCGCAGGGGTTTCACACTTCGGCAATAGAGTTTGTAAGGCCACCTGTTGTTTTTTATACGCCGGTGGAAGAAATGCCTTTTTACGAACAGAGTTTTTATTCGCCTGTTGGCTGTTTTCCGTCTTTTTGGTAA
- a CDS encoding PEP/pyruvate-binding domain-containing protein: MKNSRGKIYVMFLGLLFFFLNSLLYLDLSAGCSFRRIKTQPAKESALVLFFHELGREDIFLVGGKGANLGELSHIAGISVPEGFVVTTTAFQKFLDANPGLQDKIIRIINSIDWDTPSSINSAAEKIKEAVLRANMPREIIEMIKAGYGHLEEISGIKDVPCAVRSSGVAEDSPNFSWAGQFRTELNQRGIYQVLEAVKLIWAELYNPDALTYGHQNGIDPRKFSMGVVIQRMINSEKSGVAFGLESDTGFRANPGGMEGVFYIEGVYGLGEGMVQNIQEPDGFLVVKMPNGEFKIIERIFGSKREQIVYRSGMSGTEKTSVPEEWRQRWVFSEAEVLEIARAVFALNSHYNHPQDVEFAWEGGKLYILQSRNETVHADKPVDLIEWRKFRINLK; encoded by the coding sequence ATGAAAAATAGTAGAGGAAAGATTTATGTTATGTTTTTGGGTTTGTTATTTTTCTTTCTTAACTCATTATTATATTTAGACTTATCTGCGGGATGCTCTTTCCGGCGAATCAAAACTCAACCTGCCAAAGAATCTGCGCTGGTGCTTTTTTTCCACGAATTAGGTAGAGAAGATATTTTTTTAGTGGGAGGAAAAGGGGCAAATTTGGGAGAACTTTCGCATATTGCCGGGATAAGCGTTCCCGAGGGGTTTGTAGTTACCACCACCGCTTTTCAAAAATTTTTAGATGCCAACCCTGGATTACAAGATAAAATTATCAGGATTATAAATAGTATAGATTGGGATACCCCTTCCAGTATAAACTCTGCTGCGGAAAAGATAAAAGAAGCGGTTTTGCGTGCGAACATGCCGCGAGAGATTATTGAGATGATTAAAGCAGGTTATGGCCATTTAGAAGAGATCTCCGGAATAAAGGATGTGCCCTGTGCTGTAAGAAGTTCGGGAGTTGCTGAGGATTCTCCTAACTTTTCTTGGGCAGGTCAATTCCGCACTGAATTAAATCAGAGGGGAATATATCAGGTTTTAGAGGCGGTTAAATTAATCTGGGCAGAGTTGTATAATCCTGATGCCCTTACCTATGGACATCAGAATGGTATCGACCCGCGCAAATTTTCTATGGGAGTGGTAATTCAGCGGATGATAAATTCAGAGAAATCAGGAGTGGCTTTTGGACTGGAGTCCGATACAGGTTTTCGTGCCAATCCCGGAGGAATGGAAGGAGTTTTTTATATTGAAGGGGTTTATGGTTTAGGTGAAGGGATGGTGCAAAATATTCAAGAACCTGATGGATTTTTGGTAGTAAAGATGCCTAATGGTGAATTTAAAATTATTGAACGCATTTTCGGTTCCAAAAGAGAACAGATAGTTTATCGGTCTGGAATGAGTGGGACAGAGAAAACTTCGGTTCCCGAAGAATGGCGTCAGAGATGGGTTTTTTCAGAAGCAGAGGTGTTAGAGATTGCTCGTGCAGTTTTTGCCTTAAATAGCCACTATAATCATCCCCAGGATGTAGAATTTGCCTGGGAAGGAGGAAAACTATACATATTACAATCACGCAATGAGACAGTTCATGCAGATAAACCAGTAGATTTAATTGAATGGAGAAAGTTTAGAATTAACCTTAAATGA
- a CDS encoding PEP-utilizing enzyme — protein sequence MKWLHVKIFWSIAFLIIASLLYVDNLFMFSSLDFITRRVLTPSYTDSPSVEVPSGSPKIIARGEGVGAKGAGVGRVVIIDENSSIPIREQAMRVREGDVLVAYRTDPSLVDAMRRAGLVITEIGGKNSHAAIVAREFNLNAVIGVPNATRIFAQGQVVTVDAEHGVIYAGALPLEEDSVSYRVSELPSTSPVKIGILSFDTARVRAMFPLGLYSDFYGIGLMRAEFALQNIGIHPLAILDFDRGTLRDARLQTEITQKIKGYASARDYYISKLSSAIFSNSLILHEGQKVIYRTTDFKTNEYEDMLGGDVYEHKEPNPMMGNRGLQRMISPEYREAFDMELEAFLLAWKDNPGKISIMVPMVRTPQDLLTFRQILEGKIRSMGLSGMPEVVMMYELPANVFQIEEFIHAGINGISIGSNDLTQFILAVDRDSGLFREGGREEYDAVNRAVLRAIGIGITSSKARGVKTGICGQAPSDHPDVYPAILTALGIDSISVTPDVFHKVVEAVAQAQQNPSFGMRYLSGLDLFLGYDTQTNPKRELKKIISSDDILRSIGIHPLALLAFDRGSSLLSDTAISRQIVSFAGEETAERAYFDRVYRAVKNALLMDGEVVYRTGSLLSTDYKTLVGGDIFEKEEANPLLGAFGMYRLLRYGSEDGALSMRDIFNIEMDAVLKAVRDTGKVIHLELDMVRTFGELQEAVSVINEAIRRTGISPDKVKIGLNVSTPANVLLISDFINQGRLSFVSIDEKRLACYLLGVDSLSMVSPEAIERALYIPRQLVYTALAQKGIPLVNSP from the coding sequence ATGAAGTGGTTACATGTTAAAATTTTTTGGAGTATTGCCTTTTTAATTATTGCCAGCCTACTTTATGTTGATAATCTTTTTATGTTTTCTTCTTTAGATTTTATTACAAGAAGAGTATTAACTCCTTCTTATACAGATTCTCCTTCGGTTGAGGTTCCCTCCGGTTCTCCTAAAATAATTGCCCGTGGAGAAGGGGTAGGTGCTAAAGGAGCGGGGGTAGGACGAGTGGTTATCATTGATGAAAATAGTTCCATCCCTATTCGTGAGCAGGCAATGCGTGTGCGCGAAGGAGATGTACTTGTTGCTTATCGCACCGATCCTTCTTTGGTGGATGCCATGCGCCGAGCAGGTTTGGTGATTACTGAAATTGGAGGGAAAAATTCTCATGCTGCGATTGTCGCTAGAGAATTTAATTTAAATGCGGTTATTGGTGTGCCCAATGCTACGCGTATTTTTGCTCAAGGGCAGGTAGTTACTGTTGATGCTGAGCATGGAGTCATTTATGCTGGAGCTTTGCCGCTTGAAGAAGATAGTGTTTCCTATCGCGTGAGTGAACTTCCGTCTACGAGCCCTGTAAAGATAGGGATACTTTCCTTTGATACTGCTCGGGTGAGAGCGATGTTTCCTTTGGGTTTGTATTCTGATTTTTACGGTATAGGGCTGATGCGTGCAGAGTTTGCTTTACAAAATATTGGCATCCATCCGTTAGCAATATTGGATTTTGATAGAGGTACGCTTAGAGATGCAAGGCTACAAACAGAAATTACGCAAAAAATCAAAGGCTATGCGAGTGCGCGAGACTATTACATCTCAAAACTTTCTTCTGCAATATTTTCCAATTCGCTTATTCTACATGAGGGGCAAAAGGTTATTTACCGCACCACTGATTTTAAAACCAACGAATATGAAGATATGTTAGGAGGGGATGTTTACGAGCATAAAGAGCCCAACCCCATGATGGGCAATCGCGGTTTACAGCGAATGATTAGTCCTGAATACCGGGAAGCATTTGATATGGAACTCGAAGCATTTTTACTTGCCTGGAAAGATAATCCGGGAAAGATTTCTATCATGGTTCCTATGGTACGCACTCCCCAAGACCTTCTGACTTTTCGTCAAATTCTTGAGGGAAAAATAAGGAGTATGGGGCTCTCGGGTATGCCTGAGGTAGTAATGATGTATGAATTGCCCGCGAATGTTTTTCAGATAGAGGAATTTATTCACGCCGGTATAAATGGTATTTCCATTGGTTCAAATGACCTGACACAATTTATTCTGGCAGTAGACAGGGACAGTGGTTTATTTAGAGAAGGAGGTAGAGAAGAATATGATGCCGTAAATAGAGCAGTATTGCGTGCTATCGGCATCGGTATAACTTCTTCTAAAGCCCGCGGTGTAAAAACAGGTATTTGTGGGCAAGCGCCATCAGACCATCCAGATGTTTATCCTGCAATTCTTACTGCTTTAGGAATAGATTCTATAAGTGTTACTCCCGATGTGTTTCATAAAGTGGTAGAAGCAGTAGCCCAAGCACAACAAAATCCTTCTTTTGGGATGAGATACCTTTCGGGTTTAGATTTATTTTTAGGCTACGATACCCAGACTAATCCCAAACGAGAATTAAAGAAGATAATTAGTTCTGATGATATACTTCGGAGTATTGGCATTCATCCTTTAGCCTTACTTGCCTTTGACCGGGGAAGTAGTTTATTGAGTGATACGGCGATAAGTAGGCAGATTGTTTCTTTTGCCGGAGAAGAAACTGCAGAACGGGCTTACTTTGACCGTGTATATAGGGCGGTAAAGAATGCTTTACTTATGGATGGAGAGGTAGTTTATAGAACAGGAAGTTTGCTCAGTACCGATTATAAAACGCTTGTGGGAGGAGATATTTTTGAAAAAGAAGAAGCAAATCCCTTATTGGGTGCGTTTGGAATGTACCGCCTGCTCAGATATGGTTCAGAAGATGGCGCTTTGAGTATGCGTGATATTTTTAACATAGAGATGGATGCAGTTTTAAAAGCTGTGCGGGATACCGGTAAAGTTATTCATTTAGAGTTAGATATGGTGCGCACTTTTGGAGAATTACAGGAGGCAGTTTCTGTGATTAATGAGGCAATACGCCGTACAGGGATTTCTCCAGATAAGGTGAAAATTGGTCTAAATGTTTCTACTCCGGCAAATGTTCTGCTTATTTCTGATTTTATTAACCAAGGGAGATTAAGTTTTGTGAGTATCGACGAAAAAAGGTTAGCCTGTTATCTTTTGGGGGTGGATTCCTTGAGTATGGTTAGCCCCGAGGCTATTGAACGAGCCCTATATATACCTCGTCAACTGGTTTATACAGCATTAGCTCAAAAGGGAATCCCTTTAGTTAACTCCCCCTAA
- a CDS encoding transposase translates to MRKNFLAVGEIYHVLNKSIAGFQIFNDEDEYQRMAGLFAYYQKENPPVKFSKYLNSNKKGSEGENTGNKLVEIIAYCLMPTHLHLLLRQMKEEGISLFMGNVLNSYTRYFNTRHKRKGPLWEGRFKRIQVKTEENLLHLTRYIHLNPVTAYLVNKPEDWLFSSYREYLGQVDGKEKICNFEDSLEIGPDYKEFVEDRISYQRELAQIKDLIVENLST, encoded by the coding sequence ATGAGAAAGAATTTTCTGGCAGTAGGAGAAATTTATCACGTGTTGAATAAAAGTATTGCGGGTTTTCAGATTTTTAACGATGAAGATGAATATCAGCGAATGGCTGGGCTTTTTGCCTATTATCAAAAAGAGAATCCTCCAGTTAAGTTCTCTAAGTATTTAAATTCCAATAAAAAAGGTTCTGAGGGGGAGAATACAGGAAATAAATTAGTGGAAATTATCGCCTATTGTCTTATGCCTACCCATCTTCATCTCTTATTGAGACAGATGAAAGAAGAAGGGATTTCTCTTTTTATGGGAAATGTTTTAAATAGCTACACCCGCTATTTTAATACCCGACATAAGCGCAAAGGACCTCTCTGGGAGGGTAGATTTAAAAGAATTCAAGTAAAAACCGAGGAAAATTTATTGCACCTTACCCGCTATATCCATCTTAATCCGGTTACAGCGTATCTGGTGAACAAGCCCGAGGATTGGCTTTTTTCTTCTTATCGAGAGTATTTAGGTCAGGTTGATGGTAAGGAGAAAATTTGCAATTTTGAAGATTCTTTAGAGATAGGCCCTGACTATAAAGAATTTGTGGAAGATAGAATTTCTTACCAGAGAGAACTTGCTCAGATTAAAGATTTAATAGTTGAAAACCTCTCCACCTAA